A DNA window from Mycolicibacter hiberniae contains the following coding sequences:
- the eccB gene encoding type VII secretion protein EccB: MSAPFDHPEEERRSFASRTPVNDNPDRVEYRRGFVTKHQVSGWRFLVRRIAAGLALHDTRMLVEPLRAQSRAVLMGAVLLVAGLAGCFVLSLIRPGGSAGNDVILSDRATSALYVRVGEQLHPVLNLTSARLIAGRPANPTAVKTAVLDSFPRGNLLGIPGAPERTVQSTETDAEWTVCDAASGSAVGVTVIAGPLDSSGSRAAALGAERAVLADNGSGTWLLWDGKRSRIDLADRAITAALGLDAGAVKPRPIASGLFNAIPEAPALVPPAIPEAGVPPRYGLPEPVPVGGVVVAHEIGDNSDAVRQYYAVLEDGLQPISGVLAAVLRNTDSHGLERPPVLGADDIARLPVSRQLDVSRFPDKPLHVVDGVSAPVTCAQWSKPAGASTSSLTLLSGSTLPLREGVPTLDLVGAGVGRTAARVALTPGLGYVAQAVGQAPASEPAGSLFWISDTGVRYGLSTEGGPGGAGADTVSALGLSGPVLPVPWSVLSQFAAGPSLSRADALLAHDGLPPDPRPGRRVVGELGVVSNVGESR, translated from the coding sequence GTGAGCGCCCCGTTCGATCACCCGGAAGAGGAGCGGCGCTCGTTCGCCTCGCGCACCCCGGTCAACGACAACCCCGACCGGGTGGAGTACCGGCGCGGATTCGTCACCAAACATCAGGTCAGCGGATGGCGATTTCTTGTGCGGCGGATCGCCGCCGGCCTTGCCCTGCACGACACCCGGATGCTGGTGGAGCCGCTGCGCGCGCAGTCGCGTGCGGTGCTGATGGGGGCGGTTCTGCTGGTAGCCGGTTTGGCCGGCTGCTTTGTCCTGTCGTTGATCCGCCCCGGTGGATCGGCCGGCAACGATGTCATACTGTCCGACCGCGCCACCTCGGCGCTGTACGTGCGGGTCGGGGAGCAGTTGCACCCGGTGTTGAACCTGACGTCGGCGCGCCTGATCGCCGGGCGTCCGGCCAACCCCACAGCCGTGAAGACGGCTGTATTGGACAGCTTCCCGCGAGGCAACCTGTTGGGAATTCCGGGTGCACCCGAGCGCACGGTGCAAAGCACCGAAACCGATGCGGAGTGGACGGTGTGCGACGCGGCTTCTGGTTCGGCTGTCGGGGTGACGGTGATCGCGGGGCCGTTGGACAGCAGTGGCTCTCGGGCTGCGGCGCTGGGCGCTGAGCGCGCGGTGTTGGCCGACAACGGTTCTGGGACGTGGCTGCTGTGGGACGGCAAGCGCAGCCGGATCGACCTGGCCGACCGCGCCATCACCGCCGCCCTGGGCCTGGATGCGGGTGCGGTGAAGCCCCGCCCGATCGCCTCTGGATTGTTCAATGCGATCCCCGAGGCACCGGCGTTGGTACCGCCTGCCATTCCTGAGGCAGGAGTTCCGCCGCGGTATGGGCTGCCGGAACCGGTGCCCGTCGGCGGGGTCGTCGTCGCGCACGAGATCGGGGACAATTCCGATGCCGTTCGCCAGTACTACGCGGTTTTGGAAGACGGTTTGCAGCCGATTTCCGGGGTGCTTGCGGCGGTGTTGCGTAACACTGATTCGCACGGTTTGGAGCGGCCGCCGGTGTTGGGTGCTGACGACATTGCGCGGTTGCCGGTGTCGCGGCAGTTGGATGTGTCACGGTTCCCGGACAAGCCGCTGCATGTGGTCGATGGGGTGTCGGCGCCGGTGACGTGCGCGCAGTGGAGTAAGCCCGCGGGAGCGAGCACCAGTTCGTTGACGTTGCTGTCGGGTTCGACGCTGCCGCTGCGCGAGGGTGTTCCGACATTGGATCTGGTGGGGGCCGGGGTTGGCCGTACCGCCGCCCGCGTCGCATTGACGCCCGGCCTGGGCTATGTCGCCCAGGCCGTCGGTCAGGCCCCGGCCTCGGAGCCGGCGGGATCGCTGTTCTGGATCTCCGATACCGGTGTGCGGTACGGCCTCAGCACCGAAGGCGGCCCTGGCGGTGCCGGTGCTGACACGGTGTCGGCGTTGGGTTTGAGTGGGCCGGTGTTGCCGGTGCCGTGGTCGGTGCTGTCGCAGTTTGCCGCGGGGCCGAGTCTGTCGCGGGCTGATGCGTTGTTGGCTCATGACGGGTTGCCGCCGGATCCGCGTCCGGGTCGTCGTGTGGTTGGTGAGCTGGGCGTGGTGTCGAATGTGGGAGAGTCACGATGA